The following proteins are co-located in the Pyrococcus abyssi GE5 genome:
- a CDS encoding helicase-related protein: protein MNLPEALLRELVLHSPNLFYMSLAWPGRKKIEPFLHQLQPLYHAMIQRPVRMFIADEIGLGKTIQALAIARYLNLKGEAKRILILVPKILREQWREEVERLGIIPIVIESGAEVESKLRRKEGFFIVSIDLAKMPEHRDKFLEKEWDLVIIDEAHNVTLGTQRYEFVKDLVGKNKDLNVIFLSATPHRGDPKDYLARLTLLDPTLIDDYSKLDSQEFYRRTMGTIIFRRTKSIVNELEGENIFRKCYFGAIVVGITEEEKEFFRRLNDVLSKLVKNTQKNSPQALLAVLVNKRASSSYSSAMKTLNKIVESYSVREVNLGKVRDYIERLFGLGYEDVNLEGFSEYDDVIDKIIEEYSAVLQESQVREFRELLDVLKRIKMDTKLNIVANVVKQHVERGEKVIIFTEFKDTLEYLRKNLPSLAGLSDEDVSILHGGMPSGKVEEEIRKFEKHGKLLISTDVASEGLNLQVANVLINYEAPWTPIKLEQRVGRVWRINQKRDVKAYTIFLDTEVDMYVLNNLYRKIMNIKEAIGGGPRVGIPVLAEKILEGDFEKIWKDIPGDFEAREKISEYDIGYAILRREIEGYKRAILNTLRILRQSIRGAVPQERVENIKRELELALGEDGLKKEDISDVVKDYLRELLGINVPEVTPILHRILVSGEEIKRGIKVGVKKGKAELFLVKLVRDGNEIHRIPVMVENGEVVYGIKLLQRLVELLKDGYVILGEANLDSPHLAKIIGVGRERLYKVREKYRKYERWLKRKMLKRDYLFTETQVVPEKIVEFEPLGEKFKMAKLIPLGLLEHLGLSQEDISLPTKEDELLLTRNFVPLEDILKAEAEAMRIVIELEKEKLRKEYGEEGWEVKDVSLHEHYDILVRHPDGEKYIEVKGHLPLLLQAELTEAEAKFAKENEDKYWLYIVTNIRKRPIILKVFKPLSNPRIFLVTGKGELEITGQIKVKIKERKRTLLSIGPIEGS from the coding sequence TTGAATCTACCCGAGGCCCTGCTTAGGGAGTTAGTTCTTCACTCCCCTAACCTTTTCTACATGTCCCTGGCTTGGCCAGGGAGGAAAAAGATTGAGCCCTTTCTTCACCAACTCCAACCCTTATACCATGCAATGATTCAAAGGCCCGTGAGAATGTTCATAGCAGATGAGATAGGTCTTGGAAAGACGATTCAGGCATTGGCAATAGCGAGGTACCTCAACCTCAAGGGGGAGGCCAAGAGGATCCTTATCCTAGTCCCTAAGATACTCAGGGAGCAGTGGAGGGAAGAGGTGGAGAGGCTTGGAATAATACCTATCGTAATAGAGAGCGGGGCGGAGGTTGAGAGCAAATTAAGGAGAAAGGAGGGATTCTTTATAGTTTCAATAGACTTAGCAAAGATGCCCGAACATAGGGACAAGTTCCTGGAGAAGGAATGGGATCTTGTTATAATCGATGAAGCCCATAACGTGACCCTTGGAACTCAGAGGTACGAATTTGTAAAGGATCTCGTTGGTAAAAACAAAGATCTAAACGTGATTTTCCTCTCGGCAACACCGCACAGGGGAGATCCAAAGGATTACCTAGCAAGGCTTACCCTCCTGGATCCAACTTTAATCGACGATTACTCAAAGCTCGACTCCCAGGAATTCTACAGAAGAACGATGGGAACGATAATCTTTAGGAGGACTAAGTCGATAGTGAACGAGCTTGAGGGCGAGAACATTTTCAGAAAGTGCTACTTTGGGGCCATAGTCGTCGGGATTACTGAGGAGGAGAAAGAGTTCTTTAGGAGGCTAAACGATGTCCTATCAAAGCTAGTGAAGAACACCCAGAAGAATTCCCCCCAGGCCCTCCTCGCCGTCCTAGTAAACAAGAGGGCTTCCTCAAGTTATTCCTCGGCCATGAAAACTCTCAACAAGATAGTGGAAAGCTACTCCGTGAGGGAGGTAAACCTGGGAAAAGTCCGGGACTACATAGAGAGACTCTTCGGACTAGGCTATGAGGACGTGAACCTCGAGGGCTTCTCGGAGTACGATGATGTTATTGATAAAATAATCGAAGAGTACTCTGCAGTTCTCCAGGAAAGCCAGGTCAGGGAGTTCAGAGAATTACTTGACGTGCTTAAAAGAATCAAGATGGACACAAAGCTCAACATCGTTGCCAACGTGGTTAAGCAACACGTTGAAAGGGGGGAGAAGGTGATAATATTCACGGAATTCAAGGATACGCTCGAGTACCTAAGAAAGAACCTACCCAGCCTCGCTGGGCTTAGCGATGAAGACGTTTCAATACTCCATGGAGGAATGCCTTCGGGAAAGGTTGAAGAAGAAATAAGAAAATTCGAAAAGCATGGAAAGTTACTCATATCCACCGACGTGGCATCTGAAGGTCTAAACCTTCAAGTAGCCAACGTTCTGATAAATTACGAGGCCCCTTGGACACCGATAAAGCTTGAACAGAGGGTTGGAAGAGTATGGAGGATAAACCAGAAAAGGGATGTAAAGGCGTACACGATATTCCTGGATACCGAAGTTGACATGTACGTCCTTAACAACCTTTACCGAAAAATAATGAACATAAAGGAGGCAATTGGTGGAGGGCCGAGAGTTGGAATACCGGTCTTAGCGGAGAAAATCTTAGAAGGGGACTTTGAGAAAATATGGAAGGACATCCCAGGAGATTTTGAAGCCCGGGAAAAGATCAGCGAGTACGATATAGGGTACGCTATACTGAGGAGGGAAATTGAAGGGTACAAGAGGGCTATACTTAACACTCTGAGAATCCTAAGGCAGAGCATAAGGGGAGCCGTCCCCCAGGAGAGGGTGGAAAATATAAAAAGGGAACTCGAACTTGCGCTCGGAGAAGATGGACTAAAGAAGGAAGATATCTCCGACGTCGTAAAAGATTACCTCAGAGAATTGCTCGGAATTAACGTTCCCGAGGTTACGCCTATACTCCACAGGATATTGGTGAGTGGAGAAGAGATTAAGCGGGGAATAAAGGTCGGCGTTAAGAAGGGAAAGGCCGAGCTATTCCTCGTGAAGTTGGTAAGAGACGGAAATGAAATCCACAGAATTCCCGTAATGGTAGAAAACGGAGAGGTAGTTTATGGGATCAAACTCCTGCAACGGCTCGTTGAGCTCCTTAAAGATGGATACGTAATCCTGGGTGAGGCAAATCTTGATTCTCCGCACTTAGCTAAGATCATAGGAGTTGGGCGTGAAAGGCTTTACAAGGTTCGAGAAAAGTACAGGAAGTATGAGAGATGGCTTAAGAGAAAGATGCTCAAAAGGGATTATCTGTTCACGGAAACTCAAGTCGTTCCAGAGAAGATAGTTGAGTTCGAACCCCTGGGAGAGAAGTTCAAAATGGCCAAGCTAATACCCCTTGGATTACTCGAGCATCTAGGTCTTTCCCAGGAAGATATAAGCCTACCCACAAAGGAAGACGAACTCTTACTCACGAGGAACTTCGTCCCCTTGGAGGACATATTAAAAGCAGAAGCTGAGGCGATGAGAATAGTAATCGAGCTCGAGAAGGAAAAGCTGAGGAAGGAGTACGGAGAAGAGGGATGGGAGGTAAAGGACGTATCCCTCCACGAGCACTACGACATCTTAGTTAGGCATCCCGACGGAGAGAAGTACATAGAGGTTAAGGGGCATTTGCCCCTACTTCTCCAGGCCGAGCTAACGGAGGCTGAGGCTAAATTTGCGAAGGAGAATGAAGATAAGTACTGGCTATACATAGTCACAAATATCAGGAAGAGGCCGATAATATTAAAGGTTTTTAAACCGTTGAGTAACCCTAGGATATTCCTCGTAACCGGGAAGGGAGAACTGGAAATAACCGGGCAAATTAAAGTTAAAATCAAAGAAAGGAAGAGAACCTTACTATCCATAGGCCCCATAGAGGGAAGCTAA
- a CDS encoding ATP-dependent DNA helicase, giving the protein MKVGELNVSEKIKEILRERGIEELYPPQAEALTSGVLEGENLLVAIPTASGKTLIAEIAIANKLLEEGGKAVYIVPLKALAEEKFREFKDWERLGLKVAMATGDYDSKDEWLGKYDIIIATAEKFDSLLRHGSSWIRDVKMLVIDEIHLIGSRDRGATLEFIITQMLGRAQIIGLSATIGNPEELAEWLNAKLIRSDWRPVKLRKGVFYQGFVFWEDGGSERYNSWEELVYDAVKKGKGALVFVNMRRKAEKTALELAKKVKNYLDRKELRELRELAESLEENPTNEKLAKALLSGVAFHHAGLGRDERVLVEDNFRKGLIKVVVATPTLSAGINTPAFRVIIRDTWRYSEFGMERIPVLEVQQMMGRAGRPRYDEVGEAIIVSTTEEPSLVIDHYIKGKPEKLFSQLSNESILRSQILALIATFGYSEFKEIYDFLERTFYAHQGKDPYMLEEKIRRIIYFLLENEFIEVTLEDEIKPLPLGVRTTKLYIDPMTAKIFKDTLPRIEKNPNPLGIFHMISLAPDLTPLSYSKRETSMLEDEYYSLMDRLYFELDYENERKFFRAFKTALVLNAWINEVPEGEIVERFNVEPGDIYRIVETAEWLIYSLGEIAKVLEASQEVVDYVNTLRLRVKHGIREELIPLMELPMVGRKRARALYNAGFKDLESIRNAKPSELLRIEGIGAKIVEGIFKYLGKEVKITERPRKGTLDYFLNP; this is encoded by the coding sequence ATGAAAGTTGGAGAGCTAAACGTCAGCGAGAAAATAAAGGAAATCCTAAGGGAGAGGGGAATCGAAGAGCTTTACCCCCCTCAGGCGGAAGCCCTAACCTCCGGGGTTCTAGAGGGAGAGAACTTATTGGTTGCAATTCCAACCGCAAGCGGAAAAACGCTCATAGCTGAGATAGCAATTGCAAATAAATTACTGGAAGAGGGAGGAAAGGCTGTCTACATAGTTCCCCTTAAGGCCTTGGCCGAGGAAAAGTTCAGGGAATTCAAGGACTGGGAAAGGCTGGGCCTTAAAGTGGCGATGGCCACGGGAGATTACGATTCCAAGGACGAGTGGCTCGGCAAGTACGACATAATAATAGCTACAGCGGAGAAGTTTGATTCCCTACTTAGGCACGGCTCGAGCTGGATCAGGGACGTTAAAATGCTTGTAATCGATGAGATTCACTTAATCGGTTCTAGGGACAGGGGGGCAACGCTAGAATTTATAATAACGCAAATGCTTGGGAGAGCTCAAATAATAGGCTTGTCGGCCACTATAGGGAACCCGGAAGAATTAGCTGAGTGGTTGAACGCTAAGCTTATAAGGAGCGACTGGAGGCCCGTAAAGCTAAGGAAGGGAGTGTTTTACCAGGGCTTCGTATTCTGGGAGGATGGAGGAAGCGAGAGGTATAACTCCTGGGAAGAACTAGTGTACGATGCAGTAAAGAAAGGTAAAGGAGCACTAGTTTTCGTCAACATGAGAAGAAAGGCCGAGAAGACGGCTTTAGAGTTAGCCAAGAAGGTTAAAAATTACCTAGACAGGAAGGAGTTAAGGGAGCTCAGGGAGCTCGCGGAATCGCTAGAAGAAAATCCTACAAACGAAAAGCTAGCCAAGGCATTGTTGAGTGGTGTAGCCTTTCATCATGCCGGTTTAGGAAGGGACGAGAGGGTTTTGGTTGAGGACAACTTCAGGAAGGGCCTAATAAAGGTAGTGGTTGCAACCCCGACGCTTTCAGCCGGAATAAACACTCCTGCTTTTAGGGTAATAATAAGGGACACCTGGAGGTACTCGGAGTTCGGCATGGAGAGGATTCCAGTTCTAGAGGTTCAGCAGATGATGGGCAGGGCCGGAAGGCCTAGGTACGATGAGGTTGGAGAGGCAATAATAGTCTCAACTACCGAGGAGCCTTCGCTAGTTATTGATCATTACATAAAGGGAAAGCCCGAAAAGTTGTTCTCTCAGCTCTCAAACGAGAGCATACTGAGGAGCCAAATCTTAGCTTTGATAGCAACTTTCGGATACTCAGAATTCAAGGAGATATACGATTTTTTGGAGAGAACTTTCTATGCTCATCAAGGAAAAGACCCCTACATGCTTGAAGAGAAGATAAGGAGGATAATCTACTTCCTTCTAGAGAACGAGTTCATAGAGGTAACGCTCGAAGACGAGATAAAGCCTCTCCCCCTTGGCGTTAGAACGACGAAGCTGTACATAGACCCGATGACCGCTAAGATATTCAAAGACACCCTTCCCAGGATAGAGAAAAATCCCAACCCCCTGGGAATATTCCACATGATATCTCTCGCTCCAGATCTGACTCCTCTATCGTACTCTAAGAGGGAAACCTCAATGCTGGAAGACGAGTACTACAGCTTAATGGACAGGCTGTACTTCGAGCTTGACTACGAGAACGAGAGAAAGTTCTTCAGGGCATTCAAAACGGCCCTAGTTTTAAACGCTTGGATAAACGAGGTGCCCGAGGGGGAGATAGTTGAGAGGTTCAACGTTGAGCCCGGGGATATATACAGGATAGTAGAGACCGCCGAGTGGTTAATCTACTCCCTGGGCGAGATAGCAAAAGTTTTGGAGGCATCTCAGGAAGTGGTCGACTACGTAAACACCTTGAGGCTCAGGGTGAAGCACGGAATCAGGGAAGAACTGATACCCCTAATGGAGTTACCCATGGTCGGGAGGAAAAGGGCGAGGGCACTTTACAATGCTGGGTTCAAGGATTTGGAGAGCATAAGGAACGCTAAGCCTTCCGAGCTTCTAAGGATAGAAGGAATAGGGGCAAAAATAGTTGAAGGAATATTCAAATATCTTGGCAAGGAGGTTAAGATTACGGAGAGGCCCAGGAAGGGAACCTTGGACTATTTCCTGAACCCATAA
- the arcC gene encoding carbamate kinase translates to MPERVVIALGGNALQQRGQKGTYEEMMENVKKTAKQIAEIIARGYEVVITHGNGPQVGTILLHMDAGQSLHGIPAQPMDVAGAMSQGWIGYMIQQALRNELRKRGIEREVVTIVTQTIVDKDDPAFENPTKPVGPFYDEETAKKLAKEKGWVVKEDAGRGWRRVVPSPDPKRHVEAETIKKLVEDGVIVIASGGGGVPVIEEDGEIKGVEAVIDKDLAGERLAEEVNADILMILTDVNGAALYYGTEKETWLREVKVDEMERYYQEGHFKAGSMGPKVLAAIRFVKNGGKRAIIAHLEKAVEALEGKTGTQVIP, encoded by the coding sequence ATGCCGGAGAGAGTCGTCATAGCCCTCGGAGGAAACGCCCTTCAGCAGAGGGGTCAAAAGGGAACGTACGAGGAGATGATGGAGAACGTTAAGAAAACTGCAAAGCAGATAGCTGAAATTATCGCGAGGGGTTACGAAGTGGTTATAACCCACGGAAATGGCCCTCAGGTAGGGACGATCCTCCTTCACATGGACGCTGGCCAATCACTTCACGGAATTCCAGCTCAGCCCATGGACGTTGCTGGGGCAATGAGCCAGGGATGGATAGGTTACATGATACAGCAGGCACTGAGGAACGAGCTTAGGAAGAGGGGGATAGAGAGGGAGGTAGTTACGATAGTTACCCAGACAATAGTAGATAAGGACGATCCTGCCTTCGAGAACCCAACTAAACCAGTTGGCCCGTTCTACGACGAGGAAACTGCAAAGAAACTAGCTAAGGAAAAGGGATGGGTAGTGAAGGAAGACGCTGGAAGGGGATGGAGGAGGGTAGTTCCAAGCCCAGATCCAAAGAGGCACGTAGAGGCTGAGACCATAAAGAAGTTAGTTGAGGATGGCGTTATAGTTATAGCGAGCGGCGGGGGAGGAGTGCCGGTAATAGAGGAGGATGGAGAGATAAAAGGGGTCGAAGCGGTAATAGACAAGGATCTAGCGGGAGAGAGGTTAGCTGAGGAGGTTAACGCTGACATACTGATGATCTTAACGGATGTAAACGGGGCAGCACTCTACTACGGAACCGAGAAGGAGACCTGGCTTAGAGAAGTTAAGGTGGACGAGATGGAGAGGTACTATCAAGAAGGGCACTTCAAGGCCGGAAGCATGGGGCCAAAGGTTTTAGCTGCTATAAGGTTCGTGAAGAACGGAGGAAAGAGGGCAATAATTGCTCACCTTGAGAAAGCTGTTGAAGCCCTGGAAGGAAAGACCGGGACACAGGTTATTCCCTGA